From the Chloroflexus aurantiacus J-10-fl genome, one window contains:
- a CDS encoding nucleotidyltransferase domain-containing protein, translating to MNISQGRNDQLKLTLSPVVESLHQGLGPGLLSVVLFGSRARGESSPESDWDLLVIAHDLPERALARHFFLKKMLPDAWRGQTSLLAKTPQEFESRLPSLYLDIALDGVVLFDPQGYITPRLEWIRRQIEHYHLQRCLKGHDLVWDAPFSTWPSTWEGFA from the coding sequence ATGAACATATCTCAAGGCCGAAATGATCAGCTCAAATTGACGTTATCGCCGGTGGTGGAATCCCTGCATCAGGGGTTAGGTCCTGGACTGTTGTCTGTCGTTCTCTTCGGCTCTCGCGCCCGTGGTGAGTCGAGTCCGGAAAGCGATTGGGACCTGCTGGTGATTGCCCATGATCTGCCTGAACGGGCGCTGGCTCGTCATTTCTTCCTCAAGAAGATGCTCCCGGATGCCTGGCGAGGGCAGACCAGTTTGCTGGCAAAAACCCCACAGGAGTTCGAATCTCGCCTGCCATCGCTCTACCTGGATATTGCTTTGGATGGTGTGGTGCTATTCGATCCGCAAGGATACATTACTCCTCGCCTGGAGTGGATTCGTCGGCAAATTGAGCACTATCATCTCCAACGCTGTCTGAAAGGTCACGACCTGGTTTGGGATGCACCATTTTCCACCTGGCCATCGACGTGGGAGGGATTTGCGTGA
- a CDS encoding transposase produces the protein MRGKQGTKPPDPTDPPRRRVNRRRGHGTDEHDRPPMVGTVGRTSGQVRLRVVQRTSRAILVAHVTRCTGAQAVVCTDDWRGDAQLAGCITPLTTATGCGHAMQMVMEHARCT, from the coding sequence ATGCGGGGGAAACAAGGAACGAAGCCCCCCGATCCAACCGATCCCCCGCGACGGCGGGTCAACCGGCGGCGGGGGCACGGCACAGACGAACACGACCGTCCGCCGATGGTGGGCACGGTGGGCAGGACGAGCGGGCAGGTACGGCTCCGGGTGGTGCAGCGCACCAGCCGCGCTATCCTGGTAGCGCACGTCACTCGTTGTACCGGTGCGCAGGCGGTGGTCTGTACCGATGACTGGCGAGGCGATGCGCAGCTTGCGGGGTGCATCACGCCGTTGACCACGGCTACCGGATGTGGGCACGCGATGCAGATGGTGATGGAACACGCGAGGTGTACGTAA
- a CDS encoding transposase yields MDFSVLLVYHGAMTRTAYLSDGSDEEWAFVAPSVTLMDEAAPQRNYPLRDVANGLRSMLRTGAPWRMLPTDVPPGPWWITRPSAG; encoded by the coding sequence ATGGACTTTTCGGTTCTGCTCGTATATCATGGCGCTATGACACGAACAGCCTATCTCAGTGATGGTTCTGATGAAGAGTGGGCGTTCGTCGCGCCCTCGGTGACGCTGATGGACGAAGCAGCGCCGCAGCGGAACTACCCCCTGCGCGATGTCGCCAACGGGCTGCGCTCCATGCTGCGCACGGGTGCACCGTGGCGGATGCTGCCCACCGACGTGCCGCCGGGCCCGTGGTGGATCACCAGACCCAGCGCTGGCTGA
- a CDS encoding amino acid ABC transporter substrate-binding protein — MRKHITLVLAGLLSLVLAACGGQAQQAPTTAPAQPATSAPEQPTAAPAQPAPTAAPAATSAPAGGTTNQPAAGGQIERILSRGTLICGVNNNPLPGFASVDSAGVYRGFDIDFCRAVAAALFDDPTKVEFRPLSAQERFTALQSGEIDVLIRNSTWTLGRDGTLGLDWAPTTFYDGQGMMVRKDSGIETLEDMDGATICVQTGSTTELNLADQFRARGLTFTPVVFPDGDATRAAYDAGQCDGFTTDKSGLISSLTLLTNPADHKILDVTMSKEPLGPAVRQGDPQWFDAVRWIVFATFQAEEYGITSQNLDQFLGSDVPEIRRFLGIEGELGAGIGLPNDFAARVVRHVGNYAEIYNRNLGPDTPFNLPRGLNALYTEGGLLYSPPFR, encoded by the coding sequence ATGCGCAAACACATTACTCTGGTTCTGGCAGGTTTACTCAGCCTGGTGCTGGCCGCCTGTGGTGGTCAGGCCCAACAGGCACCTACAACAGCGCCGGCTCAGCCGGCAACCTCGGCACCAGAACAGCCGACCGCAGCGCCGGCTCAGCCGGCCCCGACTGCTGCACCGGCTGCAACTTCAGCTCCGGCAGGTGGCACCACCAATCAGCCGGCTGCCGGTGGTCAGATTGAACGAATTCTCAGCCGTGGCACGCTGATCTGTGGTGTCAACAATAACCCACTGCCCGGTTTCGCATCGGTCGACTCGGCTGGTGTCTACCGCGGCTTTGACATCGATTTCTGCCGTGCTGTCGCTGCTGCCCTCTTCGACGATCCGACGAAGGTTGAGTTCCGTCCATTGAGTGCGCAGGAGCGCTTCACTGCATTGCAGAGCGGTGAGATTGATGTTCTCATCCGCAATAGCACCTGGACCCTGGGCCGTGATGGAACGCTCGGTCTGGACTGGGCACCGACCACCTTCTACGACGGTCAGGGGATGATGGTACGCAAGGACAGTGGTATCGAGACGCTTGAAGACATGGATGGCGCAACCATCTGTGTGCAGACCGGTAGCACCACTGAGTTGAACCTGGCCGACCAGTTCCGTGCCCGTGGTCTGACCTTCACGCCGGTGGTCTTCCCCGATGGCGACGCGACACGCGCTGCGTATGATGCCGGCCAGTGTGACGGCTTTACGACTGACAAGTCGGGTCTCATCTCCAGCCTGACCCTGCTGACGAATCCGGCCGATCACAAGATTCTTGACGTGACGATGTCGAAGGAGCCGCTTGGCCCGGCAGTGCGCCAGGGTGATCCGCAGTGGTTCGATGCGGTGCGCTGGATCGTCTTCGCCACCTTCCAGGCTGAAGAGTACGGCATTACGTCGCAGAATCTCGATCAATTCCTTGGCAGCGATGTGCCGGAGATTCGCCGCTTCCTCGGTATCGAAGGTGAGCTGGGTGCCGGTATCGGTCTGCCCAACGATTTTGCCGCTCGTGTGGTACGCCACGTCGGGAACTATGCTGAGATTTACAACCGTAATCTCGGCCCCGACACGCCATTCAATCTGCCCCGTGGCCTGAATGCGTTGTACACCGAGGGTGGTCTGCTCTACTCTCCGCCCTTCCGCTAA
- a CDS encoding amino acid ABC transporter permease, whose translation MAVGSPSVPPGKINIPFYRDTRIIAIIVQVVFAILVIALVWFLYSNMINGLRQANLLPTFSFLSVPAGFPISESVIEYDPSMTYGRAFIVGILNTVRVAVIGIILATLLGLILGIARLSDNWLLRNVALVYVEIVRNVPLLLQLIFWFSLTRLFPRIQESIDVGGLMFLHNRGITLAWPQAGNDFDAWMVWVYAGIVIGIVFYVVRRIQFVRRDRPGVALPYALLIALGVALLGFLVTYLTTGVWPVSLSIPVLQRFNFDGGITVTNSFAALLIGLVIYTAVFIGEIVRSGILAVSKGQREAARALGLTPGQTMRLVILPQALRVIIPPLTSQYLNLTKNSSLAIAIAYPDLFYVANTINNQTGQAVPVILMLMASYLSVSLLTSLFMNWYNRRIQLVER comes from the coding sequence ATGGCTGTTGGTTCGCCATCGGTTCCTCCCGGCAAAATAAATATTCCTTTTTATCGTGATACGCGGATTATTGCGATCATTGTTCAAGTGGTGTTTGCTATTTTGGTGATCGCACTGGTTTGGTTTTTGTATTCAAATATGATTAATGGCCTGCGCCAGGCTAATCTGTTGCCTACGTTCTCTTTTCTGTCTGTGCCGGCCGGCTTTCCTATTTCTGAAAGTGTTATAGAGTACGATCCCTCCATGACGTATGGGCGAGCGTTTATTGTTGGTATTTTGAATACCGTCCGTGTGGCTGTAATCGGTATTATTCTTGCTACGCTACTGGGACTAATTCTCGGTATTGCTCGCCTCTCTGATAACTGGTTGTTGCGTAATGTGGCATTAGTCTATGTTGAAATTGTGCGTAATGTTCCTTTGCTTTTGCAGTTAATCTTTTGGTTTTCGCTTACCCGCCTTTTTCCCCGTATTCAGGAGAGTATTGATGTCGGCGGATTGATGTTTTTGCATAATCGCGGCATTACTCTGGCCTGGCCGCAGGCGGGTAATGATTTCGATGCCTGGATGGTGTGGGTCTATGCCGGTATTGTGATTGGGATCGTCTTCTACGTGGTACGCCGGATTCAATTTGTGCGTCGTGACCGACCCGGCGTTGCCTTGCCGTATGCATTGCTCATCGCACTGGGTGTCGCGCTGCTCGGCTTTCTGGTCACCTATCTGACGACGGGTGTCTGGCCGGTTAGCCTTTCCATACCAGTGTTGCAGCGCTTTAATTTCGACGGTGGCATAACGGTTACCAATAGCTTCGCAGCCTTGTTGATTGGCTTAGTGATTTACACCGCAGTCTTCATCGGCGAGATTGTGCGCAGCGGTATTCTGGCGGTCAGCAAAGGCCAGCGTGAAGCAGCGCGTGCCCTCGGTCTGACCCCCGGGCAGACAATGCGGCTGGTGATCCTGCCCCAGGCGCTGCGAGTGATTATTCCGCCACTGACCAGTCAGTATCTCAACCTGACCAAGAACAGCAGTCTGGCAATTGCAATTGCTTATCCCGATCTCTTCTACGTCGCCAATACGATTAACAATCAGACCGGCCAGGCTGTACCGGTGATCTTGATGCTCATGGCCAGTTATCTTTCGGTCAGTTTGCTGACGTCGCTGTTTATGAACTGGTATAACCGTCGCATCCAGCTTGTCGAGCGATAA
- a CDS encoding amino acid ABC transporter permease, giving the protein MATEVSRPTSRRAPRQQIGLIEWLRKNLFSTWYNAIITIVLLYIVVQAVTSFVSWMVTAPGWPAAFTNIKLLLTWTYPVDQLWRPQAAMALVLLLLGLSAGVWGGTVRMVAFGAAAISVGIGFAAFTFPDLPDQTSLPGWLFMFLCAGLLVGSDQLARRLGKRLRWPLIIAWLLSYPAVILILRGGLGLPIVETKLWGGLLLTLLLAISGIVLSFPLGVLLALGRRSSLPVIRVFCVLYIELIRGVPLVTVLFMGALLLPLFIPGGESIDALVRAIVAVTLFSAAYLAENVRGGLQSIPKGQIEAARALGLNVFQTTLLITLPQALRAVVPVLVGQFIALFKDTSLVVIIGLVDLLGAAQNIVGQPQWLGTPGGVWRETFLVIAAIYWVFSFTMSRISKRIEDQIARSRH; this is encoded by the coding sequence GTGGCTACTGAAGTTAGTCGTCCAACTTCGCGCCGTGCACCGCGTCAGCAGATTGGTCTGATCGAGTGGTTGCGCAAAAATCTCTTTTCAACCTGGTACAACGCGATTATTACTATCGTCCTCCTGTACATTGTTGTCCAGGCCGTAACCAGTTTTGTTTCCTGGATGGTGACGGCTCCTGGCTGGCCGGCTGCGTTCACGAACATTAAGCTCTTACTTACCTGGACGTATCCGGTCGATCAGCTCTGGCGACCGCAGGCAGCTATGGCGCTGGTCTTGCTGCTGCTGGGATTGAGTGCCGGTGTGTGGGGTGGAACCGTGCGAATGGTTGCCTTTGGGGCAGCCGCAATCAGTGTTGGGATCGGTTTTGCCGCCTTTACCTTCCCCGATTTGCCGGATCAGACCTCACTGCCCGGTTGGCTCTTTATGTTTCTCTGTGCCGGGTTACTGGTGGGTAGTGATCAACTGGCACGTCGGCTAGGCAAACGTCTCCGTTGGCCACTTATTATCGCCTGGCTACTCTCATACCCGGCGGTTATCCTGATTTTGCGCGGTGGTCTTGGCCTGCCAATCGTTGAGACAAAGCTGTGGGGCGGTTTGCTTTTGACGTTGTTGCTGGCGATCAGTGGTATCGTGCTCTCGTTTCCGCTAGGGGTGTTGCTGGCATTGGGGCGCCGGAGTTCATTGCCGGTTATTCGCGTGTTTTGCGTGCTCTATATTGAGCTGATCCGTGGTGTGCCACTGGTGACAGTGCTCTTTATGGGTGCCCTCTTGCTGCCGCTCTTCATCCCCGGTGGCGAGAGTATTGATGCGCTGGTACGGGCAATTGTCGCGGTGACCCTGTTTAGCGCAGCCTACCTGGCCGAAAATGTGCGTGGTGGCTTGCAGTCGATTCCCAAAGGGCAGATCGAAGCAGCGCGGGCCCTTGGTCTAAATGTATTTCAGACCACATTGCTCATTACGTTGCCGCAGGCGCTGCGCGCGGTGGTGCCGGTGCTGGTCGGTCAGTTCATCGCCCTGTTCAAAGACACCTCACTGGTCGTGATCATCGGTCTGGTCGATCTCCTCGGCGCAGCGCAAAATATCGTCGGTCAACCGCAGTGGCTCGGTACGCCGGGTGGGGTCTGGCGCGAGACATTCCTGGTGATCGCTGCTATCTATTGGGTCTTCAGCTTCACCATGTCACGCATCAGTAAGCGCATTGAAGACCAGATCGCTCGCAGCCGGCATTGA
- a CDS encoding amino acid ABC transporter ATP-binding protein, translating into MSGNGSSEYIIICENVNKWYGDFHALKDVSLRVKRGEVVVICGPSGSGKSTFIRTINRLEEHQEGRIIVDGIEMTSDIRNIDAIRREVGMVFQQFNLFPHLTVMQNITLAPIWVRKKTRKESEAKALELLERVGIKEQAYKYPGQLSGGQQQRVAIARALAMEPRIMLFDEPTSALDPEMVKEVLDVMKTLARSGMTMLCVTHEMGFAREVADRIVFMDQGQIVEEGTPDQFFTNPRNERTKLFLSQIL; encoded by the coding sequence ATGAGTGGCAATGGGAGCAGTGAGTATATCATCATCTGCGAAAACGTTAATAAATGGTACGGTGATTTTCATGCCCTCAAAGATGTCAGCCTGCGCGTGAAACGTGGCGAAGTGGTCGTTATCTGCGGGCCGTCAGGGAGTGGCAAGAGCACCTTCATTCGGACGATTAACCGGCTTGAGGAGCATCAGGAAGGCCGGATTATCGTCGATGGCATTGAAATGACCAGCGATATTCGCAACATCGATGCCATCCGGCGTGAAGTAGGGATGGTGTTCCAGCAATTTAACCTCTTTCCGCATCTGACGGTGATGCAGAACATCACGCTGGCCCCGATTTGGGTGCGGAAAAAGACGCGCAAAGAGAGCGAAGCGAAGGCTCTCGAATTGCTCGAGCGGGTTGGGATCAAGGAGCAGGCGTACAAATATCCCGGTCAGCTCTCTGGTGGTCAGCAGCAGCGGGTTGCGATTGCCCGGGCGCTGGCAATGGAGCCACGGATCATGCTCTTTGATGAGCCGACCTCAGCCCTCGATCCTGAGATGGTGAAAGAGGTGCTCGATGTAATGAAGACGCTGGCCCGTAGTGGTATGACCATGCTGTGTGTGACGCACGAAATGGGCTTTGCGCGTGAAGTGGCTGACCGGATTGTCTTTATGGATCAGGGGCAGATTGTTGAAGAGGGTACTCCTGATCAGTTCTTCACGAATCCACGCAATGAGCGCACGAAGCTGTTCTTGAGCCAGATTTTGTGA